A window of the Terriglobales bacterium genome harbors these coding sequences:
- a CDS encoding CRTAC1 family protein: protein MALTCGGFLLCASLAWAQKPGANSAPPIRFTDITQSAGIRFVHNNGAFGKKYLPETLGPGCAFIDYDNDGNPDILLINGEDWPGHPHVPGSTMKLYHNNGNGTFTDVTAKAGLAVPIYGMGVAVGDYDNDGYDDIFVTALGQSHLFHNNRNGTFTDVTKQAGLWGPNEFSTSAAWVDYDKDGKLDLVVANYVQWSPETDLTCTLDGTHKSYCTPESYKGASARLWHNLGNGKFEDVTRKAGLYDPTGKNLGIAILDYNGDGWPDIMLANDTQPNKLYLNNRNGTFSERGVQAGVAFNEDGVARAGMGTDAADYDRSGRASLVISNFSNQMMSLYHNEGNGLFVDEAAHSEVGKASLLTLGFSCFFLDYDLDGWPDMFVANGHIESDIEKIQKRIKYKQPPHLFRNLGNGKFTDVSESLGAAFALPRVARGAAYADINNDGALDLLIMTNAGPALLFRNEGATNHSLRVKLVGTKSNRDGIGAVVRVTSGQDKQWQVLHSGGYLSQSELVLTFGLGTSAKVNTVEVDWPSGQADRLSDVSAGQTITIQEGKGIVANRPYGTRTGTAVARAGHNGRRSF from the coding sequence GTGGCCCTGACGTGTGGCGGATTCCTGCTGTGCGCGAGTTTAGCCTGGGCGCAAAAGCCGGGCGCGAATTCGGCACCACCGATCCGTTTCACCGACATCACGCAATCTGCCGGCATTCGGTTCGTTCACAACAATGGAGCCTTCGGGAAGAAGTATCTGCCAGAGACGCTGGGGCCGGGCTGCGCGTTCATCGATTACGACAACGACGGCAATCCCGACATCCTGCTGATCAATGGCGAGGACTGGCCGGGGCATCCGCATGTCCCAGGCAGCACGATGAAGCTGTACCACAACAACGGCAACGGCACGTTTACCGACGTTACGGCGAAGGCTGGATTGGCAGTTCCCATCTATGGTATGGGGGTAGCCGTGGGTGACTATGACAACGATGGTTACGATGACATCTTTGTCACCGCTCTTGGCCAGAGCCATCTGTTTCACAACAATCGCAACGGGACATTCACCGACGTGACGAAGCAGGCTGGTCTGTGGGGGCCGAACGAATTCAGCACCAGCGCCGCCTGGGTGGACTATGACAAGGACGGCAAGCTGGACCTGGTGGTCGCGAATTACGTGCAGTGGTCGCCGGAGACGGATCTCACCTGCACGCTCGATGGCACGCACAAGTCGTATTGCACGCCGGAGTCGTACAAAGGCGCATCGGCGCGGTTGTGGCACAACCTGGGGAACGGCAAGTTTGAAGATGTGACCCGGAAGGCGGGACTCTACGATCCCACCGGCAAGAACCTGGGGATTGCGATTCTCGATTACAACGGGGACGGCTGGCCAGACATCATGCTGGCTAACGACACGCAGCCGAACAAACTCTATTTGAATAACCGGAATGGTACGTTCAGCGAGCGTGGCGTGCAGGCGGGAGTAGCCTTCAACGAAGATGGCGTGGCGCGCGCCGGTATGGGTACCGATGCTGCGGATTACGATCGCAGCGGCCGGGCGAGCCTGGTTATCAGCAATTTTTCGAATCAGATGATGTCGCTGTATCACAACGAAGGCAACGGGCTGTTCGTGGATGAAGCGGCGCATTCGGAAGTCGGCAAAGCCAGCCTGCTGACCCTTGGCTTCAGTTGTTTCTTTCTTGATTACGATCTCGATGGCTGGCCCGACATGTTCGTCGCCAATGGGCATATCGAGAGCGACATTGAGAAAATCCAGAAGCGAATCAAATACAAGCAGCCGCCGCATCTGTTTCGGAACCTGGGAAATGGCAAGTTCACCGATGTTTCCGAGTCGCTGGGCGCTGCTTTCGCGTTACCGCGGGTAGCGCGCGGGGCAGCCTATGCGGACATAAATAATGATGGCGCGCTCGACCTGCTGATCATGACCAACGCCGGACCGGCTCTGCTGTTTCGCAACGAAGGGGCGACCAACCACAGCCTGCGGGTGAAACTGGTGGGAACAAAGTCTAATCGCGATGGCATCGGGGCAGTGGTGCGCGTCACCAGCGGCCAGGACAAACAGTGGCAGGTGCTGCACAGCGGCGGATATCTATCTCAAAGCGAACTGGTGTTGACGTTCGGTCTGGGAACAAGCGCGAAGGTGAACACGGTTGAGGTGGATTGGCCGAGCGGGCAGGCTGATCGACTGTCCGATGTGTCAGCCGGCCAGACGATTACGATTCAGGAAGGCAAGGGAATCGTTGCTAACCGGCCGTACGGGACTCGAACCGGAACGGCGGTGGCGAGGGCAGGCCATAACGGTCGCAGGAGCTTCTAA